TCACTCTCTGCCTACGCCCGTCAGTTTCTCGGAATGCTCGAGAAGCCGGACTGCGATCAGATAACCGGACTGTCGCCAGCCATTGCCATTGAGCAGCGCACCACCGCTCGCAATCCCCGATCAACGGTCGGCACGGTTACTGAAATCTACGACTATCTGCGTCTCTTGTTCGCCCGCATCGGCCGGCCCCACTGCCCCAAGTGCGACCGGCCAATATCTTCGCAGACCATCGACCAGATTGTTGACACGCTTCTTGCCGAGGCCGGCGACTCAAACCTCATCATCCTCGCCCCGCTTGTCCGCGGCCGCAAGGGTGAGTACCAGGAACTTCTGGCCCGGGCAAAACGTCGCGGATTCATCCGGGTCCGTGTCGACCGCGAGCTTTACGAAATTGACAAGGTGCCGAAACTCGAACGGTACAAGAAACACGATATCGAACTTGTCATTGACCGCTTGACCGCAAAGCCCGAGGCCCGCAAGCGCCTGGCCGATT
This sequence is a window from candidate division WOR-3 bacterium. Protein-coding genes within it:
- a CDS encoding excinuclease ABC subunit UvrA yields the protein MPDEFIQVRGAREHNLKNVHLAIPRNKLVVITGISGSGKSSLAFDTIYAEGQRRYIESLSAYARQFLGMLEKPDCDQITGLSPAIAIEQRTTARNPRSTVGTVTEIYDYLRLLFARIGRPHCPKCDRPISSQTIDQIVDTLLAEAGDSNLIILAPLVRGRKGEYQELLARAKRRGFIRVRVDRELYEIDKVPKLERYKKHDIELVIDRLTAKPEARKRLADSIELALREGNGICIVTSNNADRLFSEKLSCPDCGFNLEEITPRLFSFNSPYGACPA